The genomic window CCGCCAGAGAGTTTTAGAACAAAGTAATTGGTTAGACCTGACAGGTTTTCAAAACCTTTCAGGTCTCTATTGACAAAAAACTATTAACTATTTAAACCAAAAATATATGAGATTTATTAACCCTTATTTGTTTGTCGTCACCACTTTGCTGGCTGTAAGCTGTACATCACAAAAAGAAACCGCTTCATTAAAAGATGTTTACAAAAATGATTTTTACATCGGAACAGCTTTAAGTGCAGATCAAATTGAAGGAAAAGATGCAAAAGTAGATTCATTGATTAAAAAAGAATTTAATGCAATTACTGCAGAAAATATCATGAAATCGATGTACACGCATCCTCAAAAAGACAAGTATGATTTTGCTTTATCGGACAAATTTGTGGCGTATGGAGAAAAAAATAAAATGTTCATTCACGGACATACATTGATCTGGCACAGCCAATTAGCGCCGTGGATGGAAAAAATTGCAGACAGCACAGAAATGAAAGCTTTTATGAAAGATCATATTACAACGATTGTTTCTAAATACAAAGGTAGAATCGATTCTTGGGATGTTGTAAATGAAGCTTTAAACGAGGATGGAACCTTAAGGCAATCAGTTTTTTTGAAAACACTGGGTGAAAAATATTTGGTTGATGCTTTTAAACTGGCTGAAAAAGCCGATCCTAAAGTGGATTTGTATTATAACGATTATAATCTTGAAGATCCCGCAAAAAGAGCTGGAGCTATAGCTTTAATCAAAAAAATAAAAGCGGCGGGCGGAAAAATTGACGGCGTCGGAAGTCAGGGACATTGGAATTTAAATAGTCCGTCGTTAGAAGAAATTGAAAAAAGCA from Flavobacterium fluviale includes these protein-coding regions:
- a CDS encoding endo-1,4-beta-xylanase, which translates into the protein MRFINPYLFVVTTLLAVSCTSQKETASLKDVYKNDFYIGTALSADQIEGKDAKVDSLIKKEFNAITAENIMKSMYTHPQKDKYDFALSDKFVAYGEKNKMFIHGHTLIWHSQLAPWMEKIADSTEMKAFMKDHITTIVSKYKGRIDSWDVVNEALNEDGTLRQSVFLKTLGEKYLVDAFKLAEKADPKVDLYYNDYNLEDPAKRAGAIALIKKIKAAGGKIDGVGSQGHWNLNSPSLEEIEKSILEYSALGIKVAFTELDITVLPNPWDLKGADVNQKFEGNAQMNPYPEKLPDSIQNKLAERYASIFKLFLKHKDKISRVTFWGVYDGQSWLNDWPIKGRTNYPLPFDANLKHKKAYDSILNLKKAKK